The following nucleotide sequence is from Acyrthosiphon pisum isolate AL4f chromosome A2, pea_aphid_22Mar2018_4r6ur, whole genome shotgun sequence.
cattattatacatattatatcaaatataataatatgtacctacctataggtataaatgtataatacctacatatttgatGTGAATCGTGATTCgttatgtagataatatattagcaGGTATTTAGACCACCTGACTAGTGACTACTTACTTATAGTACCAAATTGCAAATATATATACAGctatacaggtacctacctcGTCTCAATAAcgctaaaaaataatagtaaaagaTTATAGgtattgacatattgttactTAACGATCAGATGTGTGTAGATAGGTACACATGAATGGCGGGGTTTGGTCAATGATTTTGGCTTTTTAtaactacctaggtacataatataaacatgtgaaaatatttttatatagccgatattatattattattatatacataaatatatatttttttaggtacacATAATACCCTATCCCACACATGACACATCTATTGGAAATTTACATGTACGCATGTAACGCATTTGATTTGTCCATGGGGAGGGGGGCAAAATTCACTTGGGTCTGACCTATATACAAACATGTATTCAATAGTAAAATTTGTAGGTAtgctttatttttaacttaaaatcattaatcaGTCTGAATTTCTATGcagatttttgaaataaattattatttatagataattgaTGATGTTTAGGTGAGGGCAGGGACACTATGCCCTCCCTAAACGGCACACCagtagtatataggtaggtactagattggtacctataggtacactcTAAGCCTAACAGTGCCCAAACTTGATATATCATATGCATATCGCAAGAGCCAGGTCctattattttagtaggtatagatAGAGCCGTGCAGGTCGGCGTCCTTAATTGCTATGATGTTTCTAGACCGATTGATGTTTGCACCAATAGatttatcacaaattaaataggAGTAGGTATATCGATTGTTTCAGGAAAATATTCACaagaattcattataattattttaatcaaacataccaaatatgtttatgttaaaAGATAACtggattacattttcaaactaaattgtaaacaaaatacaaagaaaatacattttttttctataccccgaaatggtaaaataaatccAACCATGCTACCATTTAGGtagatactattttttttttatattttttttaaatgattgtcAATAGCAAGtttagtacaataattattacacataaaaaatatctgaacacaaaatgttttctatttttttatatatatttttttagaaaatcacATTGATCAAAATATGTAATCAAGTATCTATGCTTacgccatatattataatatttaataaccaaaaacaaacttatattagtttttctttttacaaaataaaaatataaataaattgtattcaaatacttacaatagatttattttgatgtaaatactaattttagaaTCAGTAGTACCAGCATAACAAGTAAAACTAGAATAATTATCATATGGGAAGGGAAACAACTTACACAAGACAATTATCTATCTTACTTTATGGAATTTGTACAGATgaaaaggtacataatatattttggaaaaagagtttatttgtttacaagttatttatttacctaaacCACCCATTAAATTACCAAGACCTCCTCCAGCACCTTGTTGTAACTGCCGCATAACATTTTGCAGTCCTGGCATTCCACCTAAAagtgttatttgttatttaataaaaataaataatattaataaatattattatgtcaactaAATAGCCAACGTTGTGTCAACAGTAAAAATTGCAAATCATAAGGTTTTcaagtttacaaaaaaataagatcactttaataaattgaattgcTTTATGCATAAATATACCAATTTGCTGCAAAACCCTGGGATCcatcatttttgtaatttgttgatTAAGCTTGGCCATTTGTGATGGGTTGACATTTTTGGACATATCACCGCTCTTGAATAATCCCTTGATTCCACCCATTTTTTTTACGACTCCAGCAAACTTTGTATATTGAGATATAAGCTCTCGTACTTCACGTTCTGTAACACCGGCTCCCTGGGAAACTCTAATTATACGTCCTGGTtgttttgtaaacaattttgcTCCATCTCTATGGTCGAGttctatcatataaatataagcatagagttttttttattgtacagttaattataaattttatatttaattgcatTGAAATAATTTACCTCCATCATTCATACTGTCCATAATTGTCATAAGCTTTTTTAATCGAGCCATGGATTCCATTTCACTACCTTTAGATAAGAAATCTTGACTAAATCCTGGTATCATAccctataaaaaaaaggtaagtctctttaacaataattttaattatagaaaatcAACAAAAGCTTAACCATGATTTGTGAAAATGGACCCATCTTCATAATGTTTTGAAATTGCTCGTACATATCTCTAATTGTGAACTGCCCGTGTTTTATTTTCTCAATTAACTCTTCATTATCTTCTAGTTTTAATTCATTTACTTTGTCGATGAGTCCTTCGATATCACCCATACCAAGCAGTTTGGAGACGAATGGCTTTGTTTTGAATGGTTCAAAATCATCTATGTGTTCTCCAGTACCAATGAAAATGATTGGACTCTTCGTAGCTGCCACACTGtttaacaaattgaataaaacataaGCATATTTTACTGGCACGAAATCCAATagccattaaaaacaaaattaataatcaatagatGAAACAaagtttctaaaatataattcaatttaaaagaaatcgatagcaaaaaaaaaatgtatttcaattaattacGCGCTAAGTGCTCCTCCTCCTTTTGCATGGCCATCAAGCTTAGTGATCACTACAGAACCAATGTTGACTTTATCTTTAAAAGCTCGAGCTTGCCCTTCACAAGCTTGACCGATTGTTGCGTCCATAACAAATACAATGTTATCAGGTTTCTAAAACagattatctttattatatgatattttaatgaaatatagaatattttattttgaagttttctcACAATAGTATTTGACACTTGTAACATTTCTTCGAATAAAGAAGCTTCTTGTTTATGCCGTCCACTAGTGTcaacaacaattatttcaaaacctTCTTTTTTGAACATATCTACACCATCTTGAGCTATCACAACAGGATCTACTTCGGtataactgaaataataatcaacatattttaataactgaaaattataaaatttagatataAGATAACTTGTATGGAATTTTaagatataagtaataattagcGATTAACTGAAACAAACAAATAAGAGTTAAATAATTGTGCACACCTTCCGTAAAATGGTATTTGAGCTTTAGTAGCGTTCTGTTTCAACTGATCATATGCTCCAGCCCGAAAGGTATCCGCACACACAAGACAAgttttccagtttttttttagatagtaATATGCCAACTTAGTACAAGTTGTTGTCTTACCAGAACCCTGTAGACCGACAAACATGATTATGTTTGGTCGGCCTTTTACTGGCTGATAAGATTTTACACCAGGATCTACCAACTGAAAACAAATCAGAATGAGTGTGAGATTGAACAAAGTAACCGTCAAGTTGCGAGTGTGCATTGTCTTACTTTCACTAGTTCTTTGAACACGGCGCTCTGTATCATGCGCCTCTTGTTTAGCCCTCCGGCCATCTCGTCAAAGTCAATGACATTACGTACATTCTCCCTAAGTTTTTTGACAAGCATAACATTGACGTTGGCTTCCAGCAGAGCCGCACAGATGTCTTTTAGCATGGAGTTCAACACCTACGGCAGATATACATAATTCgaacttaatacattttcaatatgcACTGTAAACCATTAACGTACCTCTTCATTGATGACGCTGGCGTTATTCAGACCCCGAAGGGCTGAAGTGATCTTACGGCCCAAATCGGCCAAAACCATTTTGACGCTGGCTTagcccaaaaaaaatatattaataagcgTACTAGTCCATGTAGAAACTTGTTTTGAAATTTCACTTTTTATCATCAATTTGATAACAACTCTACTACGTACACCACACACTATCTCTTAGTCCAACTGTGTCGTAGCTGATACAGTGTTGCCCAATAAGTGCGAAAATAGTCGTGCGTTTTTTggattaaaatcaataattttactattttattgtgTCAAATGTTATCATAGTggttatcaaatttaaatcgtGGAATTACTATTCTGTGATATTACGCTCCCAAAATCCCATCTCTCAAGTCTCAAGCCCAACACGAGTCGCTACCACACATCtcaatatttcagtatttacaaatttacaatataatgttcaccatgatcacaatattattataaattataaaatactatattgttattttgttcacTTTGcgctatttttacttaacttttGAAGTACCGCACTCAGTACTTGGCTGTTGTAaaatggtacataatataaatgtaacttCATCATAACATAGTGTTGAaaggttttatataatatttgtattattaataatgatctttaaatatatttttctgtgaCGAAATTTGTTTCAAATGTCTTCAATGTTTGAAATAACTGATTTACAAAGTATGTGTACATACATTTGTCTTTTTCAACAtcgttttatgtataaataaatacattttttttttctaacagaAATCGGAGTCGGCCTGGCTGGTTTTGGAATATCGTTTCTATTCCTGGGCATGTTGTTGCTGTTTGACAAAGGACTTTTAGCCATTGGCAATGTGAGTACCTAcacaaatttataaacaattatgacAATTTCCTGTCCTTgatattacttttttacaaGTTAATTTGTGCAAATTTGTGcatacgttttaaaattaactaatttatttttgtttaattatttcattttttatttagatattgttCATAGTGGGTCTTAGTTGTGTCATTGGTGTACAACGAACTTTAAAGTTCTTTTTCCAAAGGCAAAAAATCAAAGCATCTTTGTCATTTTTTGGCGGAATATCAGTTGTTCTTTTTGGATGGCCAATTGTAGGAATGCTATTGGAAATTTATGGATTTATACTTCTGTTCAGGTAAGTTTGCTAGCCTTTCTTCGgtacatattagttattaccccGCCACCAAGCAGTTTAAAATGTGATTATCCCGTCACCAAGTGACCTTACCATCAGTTgcaatttttaatctaaaatttcGATATTCATGATCAATATTTCTCTGtagatatctaaatattttatgtgtaggattgaaaaatgataaataattcttctaatatttgaaattgtagtATTATGTTTGTATGTAGTCAGCCTGTTACTGTAAATATGTGTAATTTCAAGTGCATACAGCATTCGTaccttcaaaataattttaagatactatatataaatcattttccacaaaatataatatttactggcgcacaatttttacaacaaaaacataTCTATGAAACAAATAAGATTTAGCTTAAGTAGTTTAAGGATTAGCAGGAAATTATCTtatctttttatatttctttaggTCTAATTCTTAACTATGCTACTATCAGGCCCGGATTGGGCTTGCAAGCTACCGAGTAAATCTCAAAGTGGCATAGGACGGTCATGAGGTttagtcataattttatttctatgtgATAATGAGATGTTagtacaaagtacaaacaatattgtaaaatttaattaatcaaattattgaaccgCATAGTAGCTAATTGCTGTAATCATacgttaaaaatcataaaactcgGTGAGCCAATGgctactattataattgtatagaaaatattattattatttacttttaatttaaagtgttgtaacaatatattaaacattgcTCCTCAATTTAAcagattatttgtttttcagtgGTTTCTTTCCAGTAGCAATAAATTTCATGCGCCGAGTACCATTATTGGGAACTTTACTCAATTTGCCTGGCATAACTGGAgtgagtaattaataattaaaaaaaaaaaaaaaatgttaattatgtgagattaatatattacatatcgACTTTGTTTTAGTTGTTAGATCGAGTGGCAGGTGATACGAGACGAACGATGGTATGAATAAccattacaaatattacaaacaaataaattacttcataaaaattttatgtgtaatatttttttaatgtaaataaataaaagtagattgtttgaaaatgtatatgtaatttaacttgcattttattaaataattatacagtatttatgaaagttgtaaaaaatatatatttttttaaatttatctctttaatagaatataattctatatgtagtaaatgattgaaatttgttataaattttattaaacttttcattttatttttaggactTCAATTGATGTTATACTTAAGTTATTACGACATAATTCCTACTAACTGGACATTCCTGGGCTACTTGCTTCCAGTTACCTATTTTTTATGacttatatacataattcagtatattataacattaccaataaatttaatttcattgataatataatttgttttataaattctctgtattacaaatttattttcattatatacaAGTAATTTTTAAGTTACCACATTAATTAACCAGCTAATGGCACAACGATTGatttgatacaaatatatattatacattgtaattgttattttataagccaattgtattatatatttataagtataataatatgatgaatgtGTAACTAAATCATTAAGCACAAAAACCCTCTTAGTGTCGTTAGTGATATCGATacactgtttgttttctctctggCCCATGCGCAACACAGACAAGACGTTTctcacaaaatcattttttttttatgtttagacAATTACACAATgttacaaaaaacattttatctgtGTGTGCATAGGATCTGAGAGAATtcttacaaacataatattcagtcaaagtttaaataaagaaaattggtcaatttattttaatattacacctaatttgttttataagacAGTTGTCCATTTGGAATGCAATTGTCTTAGGTCAAAATAAACACTCATAATATAGTTCAggtaaaaatatggaaaatttaAAGCTGTATATTTTTACTCTATAccgtaatatttaattgtattctgTTAATTCATGTTTTCAAGTCATAAAGTATTATGACTCTAATACTCTATGATAGTATGATGTAAGTTGTTGACACTGGTCCGCCATTCTTTATCTTACCAAATACCGACCATGGTCTGGCGTCTAGACACTGcctattttgttaaaaaaattattatgcattgtTGTTTTGGGTGTTATATAggatatatactaaatattgttatattgtaaatgATAAAAACTGTAAATTTCAATCATAACGAACAtcgattttcattatttcatcaATCCGAAATCTGATTATCTGAATAGATctctattgattttacaatgttttatatttgtgtgtCATCACATTTTGGGGCTGTAAAAGAGCTTTAATATTCTACTTCAGCAATTTATtcttttgataggaaagtgaatattgttggtactTGTaaaatacttagtaatattatgggCTAACAGATATTAatcgtcttcactcagaatcttttttcgtatacctacaatgggtttatataatttaatttaaatttaacacattagcAGTCTAGCATTACCTACAaaccacttacctgctttttttgaACTTCCCTCTGTTAATATCATCATCAGTTATTCTTATCGTcctaccatagaacaatatagaagcgaaactcgatcagctgatgggtgaagtgtttacctatgatctgaagtccgaacaatgaaactgtttccgtaacactgacatgatgttatacccgtattgaaaaaccgtttccgcctaataggtagggtattctgcgcggggtcgggttgtttccactgtttacttttatcatagattacgtatgccacgcccccctggagaccgtgttcaaggctacaatcgcccgattcggccaattcacagaGTTTCGTACCCCTGGTCCTACAGAACCATAGATAATAGAAGATCTTCTGTTATCTATAAATTCCATGACCCATTCGACCAATCGAGTGTCTGCAAAGTTTGTTGATATTTGATAgctgatttattatttactgctTTCAAAATTCggaaaaaatcgttaaaaaatttaaaaatattctaccatattttgtcatgataGTACCATTGTTTGATCATGAGTATCGATCGTTTTGTcgttgatttttaaattgtattgactAATCACCAcgaattaatacataatatcttaattcgtgctaatcagtaatcactataGAGTTtcgatttaaatacaattattgaattcgAAAGTTGAAACATCAAATTTactcatttacattttacacaaaatacCCATCTGTTGAGTGTTACACTACtcgaaaacttgaaaatggCCTGGCAGCCAAACATCACCACAATGGCCAAGCAAAACAAATCGTCAATGCACGTCGAATACGTTAACCTTATTAATGAATTAGAACAATATATGCCACAATTCAAAGCGACTATCAAAGATCTACAAGAGCCCTCTCAATCGTTTGTAACGAATTTCTACACGGATGTGTTCAACGAATTCTTCTGCGATGTGAATAATTTGATTGAggtaattatcattatacataacatttcataaaatagttattctattcTACAACTAGATAAGTGTATATTAACTCAAGATTCTGTGAAaagttgtttaaatatttttatttatatctatgatTATTCTGTAGATCCATATCAATCAAAATCTCACGTACCATGAAATGTACAGTGAAACTGTACCAATATTGAACATGTGCACagctttgaaatatatttactcGAAATTGGGAATTGATGATTTTGGTTTGAACGATATTTGTGATCCGAGTAAgtttttgctattattattatttattaggcattatagcattaataattattgttacatcAATTAACTATCTTAAATTGTGTgaaagatttataaaataccgCATACTAcaactatgttatttttattttgaaacaatgTCAGCATAACATTTTCTATCACATTTTGTCAGCAAACTTTTCAAATTAGGTAAGcctttacttttataaaatgttcaaagtgTTCATTTAATCTAATATCCAATGTaggttttttcgttttaaataattacaaccaatgaaattggtaaaaaataatacttattatttctttaaaattgtaattattgaaaaatctttACACAAAGCATTAACTTAACACCttggttaatttttaatagaccaTACTTGCTTTCTTACATAGAAGTTTggctacaaaatatatatatatattttaaatactataatttaggCTTCAACTAGTTATAActattcattacattttactattccGTACCAAATTTGATATAGGGTAGGAAGGAACCTAGTCTATGTATTTGTATCATGTCCAagctttttaatatttctaaacttgAAACTATATTTCAAAGGTTCAAAAAGAACGTATCGTTTGCTGCAAACAATGATAAACTTCATTAAATATAGTGATGAAAAAATACATGAAGTTGATGCCAAAATGAAAGCCGTTAGAAATATGAAAGATACAATTGATAGTCTTAAGAAGCAAAAAGATATCATtgtgaatacaattaataaaaagtcATTAGACCGTATACAACGAGGAGCTGAAATaaaaactgtaggtatatattatacatttttaatatttaattgttaatttttttttgttgttgtcaaattattttaaggttGCTGAAGAAGTAAAAGATGGAAAGTCTGAATTggcaaaaattcaaaaacatcgAGATGATGTACTTAAAGAATTGGAGAAAGTGAAACAAGATCAAGACGATATTGAGAAAAAATGTTCAAAGTTGTGTGAACTAAAagataatgtaatgtattttttttcaattgttatgtattattaagaaattaaaaataacttagtaTTAAAGTTTGAGTgctttctatattaatattatcatagccatttaagttattttataattctactatttaatgattttagatCATAAGAGATATAAATGATCTTAGAGCACAAATTGTAGAGGCACCAGATTTATTAAAAGCTGATCATGAACGTCTAAAAagattgaaaaatgaaataacagaaAAGAAATCTGCAATGATGGCGCAAGTTAGTGCTAAAAAACAAACTGTTATAATTCTGGAACAAGAACTAGCAAGCACAAGAAAAAACGATTACGTTTGTTAACAGATGtaactgaaaaaaatgaaagactTTTCGTAAGTTGCAGATTATTTTGATCAAAAAgacttataaaaaaacacattttatttcagAATGAAAgaaattgtatacttttttatttataaaattagaactatgtatatatttttttaatctgttttAGTAAATTAATCAATGGAATTGAAACAATGTCACAAACAAAATGTGAATTAGAAGAGTCTTCTGAAAATTTGAAGGAAAAGATTGAAATTCTGGAACGTGAACGAgctgaaataaataacaaaataaataattttgttaaagaaATGGAGAGGGAACGCAATTCATACAAGCTTAAATATGATGCATtaaataagtaagtatacaCTATCAATTAAAGagtcttttatttatattttttaaccgcggcgacttaggccattgggaagGGGGAGGTACTGTAAGTTTTTTTGGAACGGTAAGtgtgttacacgtgggtgtatttttgGCATAATTTCGAATGGGGCACcggtaggtttctgccatgccccggaGTGACTTGCCCGGAGCAAATGCCGCCCAGTGACCGAGAATTGAAACCACGACCGACAGCACCGCAGTCGACGCATttgaccgctcggccacctcgtccccctcttttattttatatttcatttcattatacataggttttaaatttaatttgaatgtgTACCTACAAACTTGATTAGTATTGtaaatagttatttgtttttaaagcttgtttattgttttatttttaaaaaattttaaacctatttatattagataccatttgaacaaataaaaaattatttttataatttttagtgatAGTATATTTCCATaagtattaaatagttattaataagtttaaactttattaaactgtattaaaatagtacattttttacatactGTTTGAAGAATGttcttttaactattaatttgtGATGTGTATGTTTCAGAGAAATTGACAGTATGATAAAACAATCCAGTTATCAATCCGAAACTATAAAGTCGTTAGAATTTGAGATTGACAAATGTAATTTGCATAAGAGTAAATTGGAAATTGATGTAATTACTATTATGAAGGATTTTGAATTTGCCAAGAATGCCTTAAACGAATTAGTAagttacattgttattttttttttttagtttatgttAACCAAAATTGATGTTAATTTCTGATTTACAGCAAAATAATTTCCATTCGGaaactattaaaaatcttaTGCCTGATATGCAGAATGGACATtgagattattaatattttttgtaattttgactTTTTCATGTGTATATGTCTGTTTTGATTctgttgtatttaataaaagtttaaaagtatGATAGTCATTTTTTGAAACTTTATGCTTCGCTTAATTTACTTTACTCTTAATTATTAAGTGTAGACTGTAAAATGAGAAATGTTAAACATTATTCTAGTGTTATAATTATGCtgttatattattgcatttcaaatttcaattgtaaaattc
It contains:
- the LOC100159217 gene encoding signal recognition particle 54 kDa protein; amino-acid sequence: MVLADLGRKITSALRGLNNASVINEEVLNSMLKDICAALLEANVNVMLVKKLRENVRNVIDFDEMAGGLNKRRMIQSAVFKELVKLVDPGVKSYQPVKGRPNIIMFVGLQGSGKTTTCTKLAYYYLKKNWKTCLVCADTFRAGAYDQLKQNATKAQIPFYGSYTEVDPVVIAQDGVDMFKKEGFEIIVVDTSGRHKQEASLFEEMLQVSNTIKPDNIVFVMDATIGQACEGQARAFKDKVNIGSVVITKLDGHAKGGGALSAVAATKSPIIFIGTGEHIDDFEPFKTKPFVSKLLGMGDIEGLIDKVNELKLEDNEELIEKIKHGQFTIRDMYEQFQNIMKMGPFSQIMGMIPGFSQDFLSKGSEMESMARLKKLMTIMDSMNDGELDHRDGAKLFTKQPGRIIRVSQGAGVTEREVRELISQYTKFAGVVKKMGGIKGLFKSGDMSKNVNPSQMAKLNQQITKMMDPRVLQQIGGMPGLQNVMRQLQQGAGGGLGNLMGGLGK
- the LOC100161258 gene encoding vesicle transport protein GOT1B (The RefSeq protein has 1 frameshift compared to this genomic sequence), translating into MSSMFEITDLQKIGVGLAGFGISFLFLGMLLLFDKGLLAIGNILFIVGLSCVIGVQRTLKFFFQRQKIKASLSFFGGISVVLFGWPIVGCYWKFMDLYFCSVVSFQ
- the LOC100161258 gene encoding vesicle transport protein GOT1B isoform X1; the encoded protein is MSSMFEITDLQKIGVGLAGFGISFLFLGMLLLFDKGLLAIGNILFIVGLSCVIGVQRTLKFFFQRQKIKASLSFFGGISVVLFGWPIVGMLLEIYGFILLFSGFFPVAINFMRRVPLLGTLLNLPGITGLLDRVAGDTRRTMDFN
- the LOC100165980 gene encoding probable kinetochore protein NUF2, which gives rise to MAWQPNITTMAKQNKSSMHVEYVNLINELEQYMPQFKATIKDLQEPSQSFVTNFYTDVFNEFFCDVNNLIEIHINQNLTYHEMYSETVPILNMCTALKYIYSKLGIDDFGLNDICDPSSKRTYRLLQTMINFIKYSDEKIHEVDAKMKAVRNMKDTIDSLKKQKDIIVNTINKKSLDRIQRGAEIKTVAEEVKDGKSELAKIQKHRDDVLKELEKVKQDQDDIEKKCSKLCELKDNIIRDINDLRAQIVEAPDLLKADHERLKRLKNEITEKKSAMMAQVSAKKQTVIILEQELASTRKNDYVC
- the LOC107884383 gene encoding uncharacterized protein LOC107884383, whose protein sequence is MKDFSKLINGIETMSQTKCELEESSENLKEKIEILERERAEINNKINNFVKEMERERNSYKLKYDALNKEIDSMIKQSSYQSETIKSLEFEIDKCNLHKSKLEIDVITIMKDFEFAKNALNELQNNFHSETIKNLMPDMQNGH